Below is a window of Sciurus carolinensis chromosome 6, mSciCar1.2, whole genome shotgun sequence DNA.
TTTGaccattatgaataatgctgctgtaagCTTTGTGTAAAAGTTTTTGCATTgatgaatgttttcatttctcttagacttaggaaagaaatttctgggtcatatggtaaccaTGTGttcaactttttctcttttcaaaagaagacattgTTTTTTGGAAGGAAACCAGGGAGTTACTACAAATTAGATTCAGATGTGAAAAGTAAGTAGGACAATGAAAGAATTGTTTTTCATCTTGGGACAGCCCCAAAACAGCATATGTAACAAGATTGTCTTCTATAGATATTATTAACTCTcataatttataaacattaaatttttttttagctgaTGGCACACACGTGTAATttcagcagctccagaggctgagacagggggatcactggttcaaaaccagcctcagcaatttagcaaggccctaaggaactcagtgagaccctgtgtctaaataaaatacaaaaaagggctggggatgtggctcagtggttaaatgctcttgggttcagtccccagtatcccCTGAcccataataaaatttttgtgcTTATAAGGACAAGTGTGAATGTGCTTCTAAGGTGAATTTTTGTCATGACAGATAAAAACTAATTTTTGGTCTTTGAAAAAGTTGAAGTTTTTGAAATACAACAAATCTTTATTAAACCGGGGTACTTACAGAACAAGTTAATACTTGGTTTCGTTCAATAAAGGGCAAGAAgcacattttcaaaattcttatggctgtgcatggtggcacatacctgttatcccagtgacttgggatgctgagacaggaggatagcaagttcaaagtcagcctctgcaatttagcaaggccctaagcaacttagcaagaccctgtctcaaaataaaaaataaaaaaggctggggatgtggttcagtggttaagcatccctgggttcaatctctggtacccccaaaaaaataatccttatttattatagtttattAGTATACTTTACTGTCCTAAAAATTATGTCATCTTAAATGATTTAGCATCTTGAAATTTCTTACTATTGTCATTCTTCCATAAATATCCATGATGAGGTACTCAAGTCGATACTAGAATCTGAACTGACCATACATTGACATTAAGCATTCATAAAAAACTGCTTTGTTGATTAAAATCTGACCAGAGTTCTAATAGTCACTTTCCTCTTACTGCCAAAAATGGATTGCAATAAAATCCCCCAAAAGTTTGGATGGCTgcctatttaaaaagtaaatgtttaaaacaacagaatttttttttttttttgcagtgctggggattgaacccagggccttgagcttgactctatgaactgagctatatccccagtcgaTATTAACATATTAACTATTCAgtcctgtcttttttttcttactgcaGTTTTCTTTACATgcttattggttattttgtttgttgatatttttatatttctagaacTTGGCATCATCCTAGTAGgaccaaaataaaacttcactGAAAGGGCCTAAAGAGTTTATTACAGACTTTTCTGTCAGGAATAGTGgtggcatgcctataatcccagtgatttgggaggctgagacaggaggatcataatttcaaGGGCAGCCtcggcaatatagtgagaccctcagcaacttagtgatacctcctctcaaaataaataataaaaaggactaggactGTAGAGcagccctgcattcaatccccagtaaaaaaaaaaaaaaaaaaaaaaaaaaaaaaaaaaaaagagagactctCCCTTAACCACCCTCTTAACATCAGTTAGTATCTCTGAATTTTTAATCTCAGATATCGATTATggtcatgtgtgtgcatgtgttatgtgatatatataatatattatatatatgcacatatatataacatataaagtGGTTGCAAACAAGAATTGAAAATGCCAGCACTAAAGTCTGCTTGTTTGTGACCTCTGAACTAAGAGATATGCTAGTGTCACTCAGTTCCATCACTAAGAGCTCtatggccttgggcaagttacttaactttctatttgtttttgtttttccctatgtctttaaaatgggaatggtggtgatgataatgCTACCTTCTATATAAGGGTGATATAAAGCAGTGTTTCTCAGAGTGTGTTCCCTGTGCCAGGAGCTAAGCATCTCCGAGGAATGggattaaaagtaaatttaagacCTTACCCTTATCTTattgaaaggagcagacttgTATGTCTGACGAATAAATGGCAAGCCCCTAGTGGACAGCAAGCCAAAAAGACATAAGTGTCAGGACAGCGCTGCACCAgggagataagacaccatctggaccagaattggaaacaagccaagaaaaAGGATATATAAACTCACCTCTCAGACAGCTCCTCGACTCAGTCCAGATCTCCTGACGAATCCAAGTCAGCCAGGTTCGTGGGCCCCACCGATCATCCGTGGACACTGCCGAGACTGCGCTGCTCTGACGGCTTCACGACCTGCGGGGCCTGCCTGTCCTCGATCCTCGGACCATCGAGGAGAAAGTTCCGAGACCAGCCGTCACCTTCTCTCCAACTAAGATATGTGGGAACCGACAAgacagagaggactttggactatttaattgaggtgtgtttatttgccatacgATTTGCTTTAAGTGTGATATGAGGAatattaaggtttgtgttatcccgagtgtatcaaataaagccaacttGTTTGGAAACAAATCCTAGTCACTCGTCTCTCTGCCGCTCGCGACACTTATTGAATCAGAAACCCTCATTTCTGTCTTTTAAGACTTCCGTGTAATTCTCAGGGAGCCTCAATTTTGAGAGACATgattaaaagtaagaaaatttatTATAAGCATAAAACAGTGTAAGGCACATAGTAAGCAGTAcatcaatgaatattttaaaaacaagtgcaAGAGAATATCGCCAAGAtacagcaagcactctaccaactgagctatatccccagccccagaggatTTAATTTGGGCAAAAAGAAGTTGCTCATGCTGTTCCTCCTAGAAATAAATCCTGCTTGAGTCCTCCTCCATAGGCATTAACAAGGCCTTCCAAATCCCTCAGCAGCAGGTCCTGCCTTCCTTTCCTGCTGTTTTAATTCTCTGTGTGCCTCGTGATTCTTTTCTCACACGTTCAAGACTGCCCATTCTGTTCCCTCTGTACAAAAATATCACTgactccttttctccctttttaaaaagaaccccCTTTCTCTCACTTCTTACATTTGCAATCTCTGAATTTTCACCTTTCAAAGCCCAGTTGCAATTTCAGTGTCACCTTCTCGGTGATGATTCAATATTCACCCAGAGTTGGCTATTTCCAGGATTCAACATCTTCCTACACATCCCACTTATAGCACTTAAAGAGGTTTGTAACTCTTTACAGTTTCATATTCttcctttgggtttttaaaaatcgTGGTGAAATGCACACTACATGTAATTAACCCCTTTAAAGTGCATCATTCAGAGGCGTTCGGTGTCTTCACactgttgtgcaaccatcacttCCCTCTGATTTCAAGACTTTTTCATCACCCTGAAAACATACTCCAGACCCATTAAGTAATCATTTctacttccccttctccctccttttgGCAACAACTATATCGACTTCCTGTATCtataaatttgcctattctggatatattatatgaaagaaatcaaatgattTCTTCAGcttctggattatttcacttagcataaatattttttagccCCTTCCCATAAATGATTTAttactttccaaagaaaataagataaCAGATTTGGTCCTAGAGATCTGTTACACTGAATAGAGCTAgttttttcttcctcatcctaGGGCCTTCAGATCATGACTGCAAAGCTGATGATCACCGTTTGATATGATTAAAGGTGGCTAATTTATAAAGTGCTAAACTGATTATGGCAGGCTCCAGCTTCAACTCTTTCAGTTGCCCTGCATTGTCCTCAGGCAAGTTCAAATTCATTAGCAGGATTCTGCTTGATTCAGCTCTTCCTGCCTCTTCAACTCGTCTTAGGTCCTCCCAAGGGCCCTATTGAGTGACTGCTGTTTTCTCCTCTTATACTCTTGCATGGACTGTAACTCAGCCTGAATCAACCATCCCGTTTCCCCATCCCTTGTCACtcactttttttcccacattttacccacattttttattgatgcacaatagttgtacatattgatgggatttgctgttacaCATTCAAAcaggcacacaatataacaatataatttgaccaatatcacttcCCAGTACTTTCCTCCTCCCCCCCTGCCTCAGCATAAACATTTGAGGTCTAACCAAGTGGTGGCATATATCAACACTTTGTTACATTTTTGACCAATAATATTCCACCATATGTATCTACCgcagtttatttatccatcatTCATTGAcggacatttgtgttgttttcacCTTTTGGTTGTTACGAATAatgcttgtataaatatttatgtatattttgtgtataaatatattatgtggatatatgtttttattccttttgtttttaataacaaaaatgaaaccgATTgatgtgtttaactttttgaggattGCCAAATTGTTTCCAGAATGactgtatcattttgcattcccaccagcaaagcaTGAGGCTTcctatttctccacattcttactaacgttagttattttcttttcttaaaaacttattatagCTAAGAGAGTATGATGTGTtatctcattgtgtttttgatttgtatttccttaatgaccaatgatgttaaacatcttttctttgggttttgtccatttttatagtttcttggAGAAACATacattcaagtcttttttttccatttgaaaaattgGATTGTCTTTCgttgttgagttgtaagagctctttatatgtatttatgctTATGTCTTATCAGACTTAcggttttcctaattttctcttattctataaattgtcttttcactttctcaatAGTGTGTCATTTAATGTACCagagtttttagtttttatgaactccagtttatctatttttttgttgttcctcATGTCTTTGGTGTTATATCTAACAGCACATTGCCAAATCATAGGTCATGAAGATAAATCCATGTgttttcctaataatttttgaattaattttgttaTATGGAGAGAGGTAGGGGTTTATCAATCTTTTGCATGTCATTAGCTACCTGTCCAACActatttgctgtttctttttccattaaacGATCTTGACACTCCTATTAAAAATCAGTTGATGAGCCAGGTGTGAGATTACATGtgtgtaatctcagcaatttaggaggctaaggcaggaggatcacgacttcaaagacagcctcagtgaATAAGCAGGGCCCTAagtaaattagcaagaccctgtctcaaaaataaaaaaaaaaaatttaaaaaactgggggtgtgactcagtggttaagcaccactgggttcaattcccagtaccccaccaaaaaatcagttgactgtagatGTTTGGGTTGTTTTTACTCAATTCTACTCAATCCTTCTGCATGTTTATCCCTATGCCCACACCACACTGTTTAatagtttttttgctttttttggggggggagtgggggactagagattgaacccaggggttctttatcactgagctacatccctaatagatttcttttttttttttaaattttgagacctcatcaaattgctgaggctctcattaaattgctgaggttggtctggaattcacaatcttcctgcctcagcctcccaattcactgTTGCactaagttttgaaatcaggaagtatgagttctccaacttcatttttctttttcttttttttttttactataaaatctactttattttaaaaaagattttataagtCTGTCAACCTCAAACATACATAGGTGAGTTATTATTTATTCCTCTCATCAGATGAGGATCAATGCCTCAGTCCtgtgaggaaaaaatatataagtaaaaaatatatctttttcacAAATAAGTATCccttatttttctcagtttagttctgaaattttctctttataaatacTTTAACACAGCTGCTAGTGATAGTACTGTTGTGCAGCTGCATATGGCTATAATTTTACAAAgtctgcttcacttttctagcCCTCCACGGTCTAAATcttataaatggagaaataaaggTTAACTGGGGTGCCAGAAAAGTCCACTGAATGCATCCTGTAGTGCTCTGTGACAAGCAAAAGAAGAAGTATAGCCTCCAGCAAGGTCCTGTGGAGAAGCAGCTCTGACATGGCTTAAATACCCAAGTCTTCCCAGCATCTCAAGCTCGGGAACTTTTAGTCCACATGTCTCTATTTGCAGCGGTTGGTATTCATAGAGAGCTTCTTCAAGCTTGTGAACAGGTGCCAATGAAATATGTTGACCCATTTTGATGCCTGTAGAAAATGTCACTGGTTTTATAGGTTTTGGTTTCTCAAGTTGCATTTCCAATTGGGTGGATCTATCTttatgctgagccaaaagcagagCTACAGGGAGATCAGAACTCTCCAGTTCATCTAAAAAAGCctgcttatttttcctttttagaatcTGCTGcagttgttcttctttttgtatagtcttctttgttcattttcctgCCGTTCTACCTCTAAAGCTTCCTCCAGTTCTTCCTGTTCCCGAGTCagttttaacttatttttctgaatgatatctttgttctccttctggtatagctccattttctttttggtgttgtcCAAATCCACATTATTGGTCAAGTTGAAAACAATTTCCTCCACTTCTTCTAGGAAATCATTATATTCTCTTAGACTAGGAAAATCTTCTTCCCTTTTATTGTATATCTTTAGCACTTTCTTCCGGATCTCAACCTCCTTGTCAACAGTGGGATCTTCAAAGAGCTGTACCCTGAAGTTGCTCTTCCGAAGTGGAGTGCCACACTCAGGACAGTTTCCAGCTCCTCTCACAAACAGTAAACCCACACAACTTTCACAGAGAGTGTGTCCGCACACGTTCACCATCAGCTTCAGGGAGGGGTTCCGGTATTTGGTGGTCTTACACCAAGGGCAGCCCTGTTCATCCATGGTGTCTCCTCTAACTACTGACTCTTGTGACTCTGCTTCAGGTATCACCTCCAAGGACCCCCAAGACCCGTCGCCAAGTGGGTCCTACCAACaggcccatttttcttttttgatatcgTTTTGCCTATTCAGGACCCCTTGTGATTCCACATAAATTTGAGAATTGACTTCTCAATAGCTGAAAAAAAGGTTCCTGGACTTTCGACAGGAATTGCATTGACTTGTACATTGCTTTGAGGAATAGTGCCATCCTAAAAATATTaggtcttccaatccatgaacaaggaatgtctttccatttacgtaggtctcctttaatttctttcagcaatgttttctagtttttgtaAAAGTCCTTTATTTTCTTGGTGATTTTATTCTAaggtattttattcctttggatgccattgtaaataaaattgttttattgatttattaattttttttctggattttgtaTTACTGTTGCATCAAAAACACACTAATTTTTGTGTATTGTTCTTGTAACCTGAGactgattaattcatttaatatctCTATTagggtttaaaaaatttttttttagttgtagatggacacaatacctttactttatttatttttattcggttctgaggatcaaacccagtgcctcacacatgctaggcaagcactctaccaatgagccacaatcGCAATCCCTCTAATAGGGTTTTGAGTGTGTGAATTCTGTGGGATTTTCTATATATAGATtgtgtcatcttttttttttttcaaatttggatgccttttatttctttttattgcctaattgctctggttaagACTTCCAGTAAAGTAGTAATAGGAGTGCTAAACATGGCTCCTTTGATTTTTTCTAATCTTAGAGGGAAAACTTTCATTCTTTCACCATTCAGTCATGTTAGATATGCGTTTTCATAAGTGCCCTTTATTGTGTTAAGGAAATTCCTCTCCATTCCAattttgttgagtgtttttattGTGAAAAGATGTCGAATTTGGTCAAATTGTTTTTCTCCCTCTATTTAGATAATCATGTGTTTTCCCCCTTTGTTCTATTGATGTGGTATATTACATTGATTGCTtgtgttataattattattatttggtactagggcttgaacccaggggcactttagcactgagctacatttccaatcctttttatttttattttgagacaaggtctcactaagttgctaaagtcCTCTCTAAagtcactgagactggccttaaacttgcaatcctcctgccacagcctcccaagttgctgggattgcaggtatgtttCACTGTGTGCCCAGCTTGCCTATTTTTAACCAAACTTTCATTTCTGGGATAaatccaacttgatcatggtgtataaatccttttaatgtgcttttggattcagtttgctagtatttgttaagaatctttgcattcATGTGTATAataatctgtagttttctttactTGTGGTGTGTTTTCCTGTCATTGGGAT
It encodes the following:
- the LOC124987415 gene encoding LOW QUALITY PROTEIN: CDK-activating kinase assembly factor MAT1-like (The sequence of the model RefSeq protein was modified relative to this genomic sequence to represent the inferred CDS: inserted 1 base in 1 codon) → MDEQGCPWCKTTKYRNPSLKLMVNVCGHTLCESCVGLLFVRGAGNCPECGTPLRKSNFRVQLFEDPTVDKEVEIRKKVLKIYNKREEDFPSLREYNDFLEEVEEIVFNLTNNVDLDNTKKKMELYQKENKDIIQKNKLKLTREQEELEEALEVERQENEQRRXIQKEEQLQQILKRKNKQAFLDELESSDLPVALLLAQHKDRSTQLEMQLEKPKPIKPVTFSTGIKMGQHISLAPVHKLEEALYEYQPLQIETCGLKVPELEMLGRLGYLSHVRAASPQDLAGGYTSSFACHRALQDAFSGLFWHPS